From the genome of Chanos chanos chromosome 5, fChaCha1.1, whole genome shotgun sequence, one region includes:
- the hpdl gene encoding 4-hydroxyphenylpyruvate dioxygenase-like protein, with product MAAYLNRLHHISLHVSNVDKIAYDLVSKFKFCLFAARLTNNTRQLALRKGSAVFLVNERSNEYGQGLNGGVPCCPTVSNLRKSKVSIGDKHVHQHYSRYLYDVRPSYSVDTACNVCFEVEDVERSFALLREQGCDFLVPPTEVRDDWGQVTYSVVKSVVGNVSHTLIDRTKYHGSFLPGFNEVENVTSEASSPNDSSTCCPVTHFDHITYACPRRCTPEIMRWYEKHFGFERFFIQRDEDVDEGYVVDQDGVGLRLTAMQYWKCSKTGLKLPFKDKKDVDCKFVIAESLPEQGSNQVDTFLEQHRGPGIQHIGLYTKDIVSTAQTMAQAGVQFFSPPPAYYTEVGKRQEILDAGHDPQMLSQHGILLDTDQRKDLEDLSMLSERYLLQVFTKPIFAEDTFFLELIERRGASGFGEGNIRALWRSVQMYMENERGEHQKQDSDSVTRHTG from the exons ATGGCAGCTTATTTGAACCGGCTTCATCACATTTCGCTCCACGTTTCTAACGTGGACAAAATCGCATACGATCTTGTTTCTAAATttaagttctgtttgtttgctgcgAGACTAACGAATAACACAAGACAGTTAGCTCTCCGTAAGGGATCTGCGGTTTTTCTTGTCAATGAGAGATCAAATGAGTACGGGCAAGGATTGAATGGAGGGGTCCCGTGCTGTCCAACCGTTTCAAATTTACGTAAGAGTAAAGTCAGCATAGGAGATAAACACGTGCATCAACATTATTCTAGATATCTATACGATGTCCGTCCGTCCTACTCTGTGGACACTGCTTGCAATGTCTGTTTCGAGGTGGAGGATGTGGAGAGGTCATTCGCCTTATTGCGTGAGCAGGGCTGCGACTTCCTGGTGCCACCGACAGAGGTCCGCGATGATTGGGGGCAAGTTACTTACTCCGTTGTCAAATCAGTTGTGGGAAATGTCAGCCACACGCTAATAGATAGGACCAAATATCACGGTAGCTTCCTGCCCGGATTTAACGAAGTTGAAAACGTGACCAGTGAAGCCAGTTCTCCCAATGACAGTTCAACATGTTGCCCAGTAACTCATTTCGATCACATTACGTATGCTTGTCCCAGAAGATGTACCCCAGAAATAATGCGCTGGTATGAGAAACACTTCGGCTTTGAGAGATTCTTCATTCAAAG GGACGAGGATGTTGATGAGGGTTATGTTGTGGACCAGGATGGTGTTGGACTACGGTTAACTGCCATGCAGTACTGGAAATGCAGTAAAACTGGCCTCAAGCTTCCCTTTAAAGATAAAAAGGACGTTGACTGCAAATTTGTCATTGCAGAGTCACTACCTGAACAAG GCAGCAACCAGGTTGACACTTTTCTGGAACAACATCGTGGTCCAGGGATTCAGCATATTGGGCTCTATACAAAGGACATTGTGTCCACCGCTCAGACTATGGCCCAGGCAGGggttcagtttttttcccctccccctgCTTATTATACCGAG GTAGGGAAACGACAGGAGATTCTGGACGCAGGTCATGACCCACAGATGCTGTCCCAGCATGGAATCCTCCTAGACACTGACCAACGCAAAGACTTGGAGgatctgagcatgctcagtgagAG GTACCTCCTCCAAGTGTTCACTAAACCTATTTTTGCTGAAGACACCTTTTTCCTGGAGCTGATCGAGCGACGAGGGGCTAGCGGCTTTGGGGAGGGGAATATACGAGCTCTGTGGAGGTCTGTTCAAATGTATatggagaacgagagaggggaACACCAGAAACAGGATTCTGACAGCGTAACCAGGCATACTGGCTAG